The window GGCCGGTTCGCGGCATCCGTCGACATCTGGCAGAATTGACCGTCGGAGCAACGCCCGACCCTCTATCCGGCGTGTGCCTCCACCTTCGAGCTTCCGCCGGGTGTGCACCCCACGCTCCAGGCGACTGGTTCATCATTTCCACACACATTCAGGAGAATCGTGGCTGTCAAGATCCGTCTCAAGCGGCTCGGCAAGATCCGTGCCCCGTACTACCGCATCGTCGTCGCCGACTCGCGCACCAAGCGCGACGGTCGTGTGATCGAAGAGATCGGCAAGTACCACCCGACCGAGGAGCCCTCGTTCATCGAGGTCGACTCTGAGCGTGCGCAGTACTGGCTCGGCGTCGGCGCGCAGCCGACCGAGCAGGTGCGGGCCATCCTCAAGCTGACCGGTGACTGGGGCAAGTTCAAGGGCGACAAGAACGCCGTCTCGACCGTCAAGGTCAAGGAAGCCAAGCCCGCGTTCGAGGTGGACTCCTCGAAGAAGTCGGTCGTCAAGCCCAAGGCCGAGAAGAAGACTCCGGCCGCCGAGACCGCCGCCGACGAGGCCCCTGCGGCCGACGCCGAGTAGTCACCGTGCTGGCAGCCGCGCTCGAGCACGTCGTCAAGGGGATCGTGGATCACCCTGACGACGTGCGCATCGACGAGTCCACCTCTGTGCGAGGCGACGTGCTCGAAGTGCATGTTCACCCCGACGATCGGGGACGCGTCATCGGGCGCGGCGGCCGCACGGCCAAGGCCCTGCGCACGCTCATCACCGCGCTGGCCGACGGACGCCGCGTGCGCGTCGACGTCGCGGACGACTGAGATGGGCTCTGACACAGAACCCGTTGCAGCTCGCTCTGTCGACAAGCCTGCGGGCAAGAAGCGGTCGCCGAAGCCGGCCGGAACCCAGCTGCGCGTCGCACGTCTGCTCAAGGCGCACGGGCTCAAGGGAGCCCTCAAGCTCGAGTTGTACACCGACGACCCCGACGGGCGCTTCGTTCCGGGAGCCGTGTTCACCCTTCAGGTGCCCGAGTCGTCGCCCTGGCACGGCAAGTCGGTCACCATTCGCGAGTTCCGCTGGATGAACTCGCACCCTGTCGTCTTCCTTGACGGCGTGGAAGACCGCACGGCGGCCGAAGAGCTGGTCAAGGCCATCCTGTGGGTCGAGGCCGATGCGGCCGAACAGGTTGAGGATGACGCCTGGTACGACCACCAGCTCGTCGGTCTTCAGGTCGTGCGCGGCGGTGACATCGTCGGGCGTGTGGTGCGGGTCGACCACCTGCCCGCCCAAGACCTGCTCGCCGTGCTGCACGACGAGCGTGAAGTGCTGGTGCCGTTCGTGAAGGCGATAGTTCCCGAAGTGGATGTCGCCGCCGGCCGCGTCGTCGTGACGCCGCCCGCAGGCCTGTTCGAGGAGTTGCCGACGGATGCTGACGAGGGCGATGGGCCCGCAGCATCCACCGACGACGCCGGCTGATCCGCTGATCAGATGCGCTGGCGACCCAGCGCGGCGCGCGGAACCGCATAGGCCATGGCGGTGATCACCATCAGCAGCGCGTACACCGCGACGAAACCCCAGAACGCGCTCGTGTAGTCTCCGGTGGCCGACTTCGATGCGCTCAGCAGCTGTGGGATCACGAATCCGCCGTACGCGCCGATGGCCGAGATGATGCCCAGCGCAGCCGATGAGGTGCGTGCTGCCGCGGCATCCCGCACAGGATCCGTTCCGCGCACACGGACGCGCGCGGCGAAGACACTGGGGATCATGCGATAAGTCGAT is drawn from Microbacterium protaetiae and contains these coding sequences:
- a CDS encoding RNA-binding protein, with the translated sequence MLAAALEHVVKGIVDHPDDVRIDESTSVRGDVLEVHVHPDDRGRVIGRGGRTAKALRTLITALADGRRVRVDVADD
- the rpsP gene encoding 30S ribosomal protein S16; protein product: MAVKIRLKRLGKIRAPYYRIVVADSRTKRDGRVIEEIGKYHPTEEPSFIEVDSERAQYWLGVGAQPTEQVRAILKLTGDWGKFKGDKNAVSTVKVKEAKPAFEVDSSKKSVVKPKAEKKTPAAETAADEAPAADAE
- the rimM gene encoding ribosome maturation factor RimM (Essential for efficient processing of 16S rRNA), translating into MGSDTEPVAARSVDKPAGKKRSPKPAGTQLRVARLLKAHGLKGALKLELYTDDPDGRFVPGAVFTLQVPESSPWHGKSVTIREFRWMNSHPVVFLDGVEDRTAAEELVKAILWVEADAAEQVEDDAWYDHQLVGLQVVRGGDIVGRVVRVDHLPAQDLLAVLHDEREVLVPFVKAIVPEVDVAAGRVVVTPPAGLFEELPTDADEGDGPAASTDDAG